The DNA segment ATGAAAACAACAATCCAATTTGGCAACATGAAGCGCTAGGACCAGATGGTTTGGGTGAAGTAGGTGTTAAGGTTAACAGTGgtcaaatttatattaataagtCAGTTCCTACAAATGCATCTGATAGTGTGTTAACAAGTACACAATCACAATATAAAGAAACTCCAGTTGTATATAGATCCCCCGTACCTTCACATATTGATCAGGTTATGATGTCAGTTTCTGAAAATGATCAAGCCTTGATTAAGGTACTATTGAGACAAAATAGAAGACCTGAATTAGgtgataaattttcatctaGACATGGTCAAAAGGGTGTCTGTGGTATTATCGTTAACCATGAAGATATGCCATTTAATGATGAAGGTATCTCTCCTGATATTATCATGAACCCGCATGGTTTCCCATCCCGTATGACAGTCGGTAAGATGATAGAATTAGTTTCTGGTAAAGCAGGTGTTTTAAATGGTAGTTTAGAATATGGTACCTGTTTTGGTGGTTCGAAGCTTGAAGATATGTCTCAAATATTAGTTGAGAATGGTTACAACTATTCCGGTAAAGATATGTTGTATTCGGGTGTTACAGGTGAATGTTTACAAgcttatattttctttggtccaatttattaccaaaaattaaaacataTGGTATTGGATAAAATGCATGCAAGAGCCAGAGGTCCAAGAGCTGTATTAACTCGTCAACCAACTGAAGGTAGATCTAGAGATGGTGGTTTAAGATTAGGTGAAATGGAAAGAGATTGTGTTATCGCTTATGGTGCCTCTCAACTATTATTAGAAAGATTAATGATAAGTTCAGATGCTTTTGAGGTTGATGTATGTCATAAATGTGGCTTAATGGGTTACAGTGGTTGGTGTACTACATGTAAGAGTGCAGAATTCATTGTTAAGATGACAATTCCGTACGCtgctaaattattattccAAGAATTATTGGCCATGAACATTGCTCCTAGACTAAGATTAGAAGATCTCTTTAAGGAATAATTTACAAATCgattcatatttttattttacttaCATAGCATTTCccataaaatataataaatatcataaataattattttattacatTCATAGAAGAATATTTCAGTATTTATTCTAAGTTAAAATGCTGTTCGTTTAGTTTTCATTTGAAGATTGGAAAACCAGGGAAAAGTCGACCTTTAATCTTTTACATAATTCTTCCATAGTAAATGATTCGtttgaaattgaatctAATTTAGAATCGAGTTCAGAgaattttttctctttccAACTGTTGACCTTCTCCTTTTCAtgttcaaattttttagcATATTCTGATTTAACATCTTCCGGTAACATCTGGAATTCTTCAGTTTCTATCATATTCTCATATTCCCCATCCAAATCATTCTCTAATTGGTATTCAATCTGTCTCTTCTCGgcttctaattcttttttccTCAACTCCATATAACCGCCAACTCTGTCAATCTTTAAAAGTGTCGAATTCATCATATAAGACAAACCTTTCTGAGAAATATCTCTCCACTTATCGATCAAATCAAAAGTCTTTTTCTCTTCATCATATTTATCAACTATCTTTATTGCCTGTTTCAATGATGTTATATCTTTTTGCCGTCTTAAAGAGTTATTagtaatttcattataCTCTAACCTTTTCTCCAGAATATTTGATGTATTCTTAGTGTTTGGTTTGCAAACTTTGGTTTTTGACAGTTTACAGGAATCTTCATGGGAAATAACCTGTGAGCACTtatctttcaaattattcTGATCCTTTATTGGGGAAGTGTTCACTAACGTGGTTTCATCCATTTTTCTTGATTATAATGCAAATATACAGTATATGCTTCAATGTTCTttcctatatatatatatagatagaTAGATATGTGGaagtatatatttcttGATGTACATTTAAAATCTTACACATTAATAAggtttatttataatagtATGTCAAAaggtttatatattttagccgcctatatttttttccgccctttaaatataaaatttaaaatctcAAAGAGACGTGTTGatgttttattaatttaagattttattaaaagtttGTTATTTCATAACtatataaatgaattaatcaGAACTTGATGTTCCTTCTTCAGATAAATCCTCAAATTCCTCTTCACCTGATGCTTCAAGTTCTAGGTCATCATCTACTTCACTGTTCTCTTTTAGATAATCGATTGCACTTTCGAACtctttatcaaatttatatgAAAGTTGGGATTTGATATAAGAACCTAATGGTGTCTTCTCAACCGGTGTTTCACTTAAGAATTTTAAGacattatttgtattttgtGGGTTGTAATTAACCGTGGATCTGGCTTGATCgataaaatcaatttgtTGACGGATTCTTTCTATCAAATTAGATGCACCTGTTTCATATTGGTTATcttctgttttttttttgaattgttCTAGAGCAACTATAATAGGTGTAGCTAATTCTGGGAATGCTATTTGTTTACAGAAAGGAAGTAAATATTCTAAAGTAATCTCTATACTTACTTTCCAAACAGAAAATTGATAAGATTTTGTGTTGATATCTTCTATTGGGCACTTTAAGTTGTGTTTGAAATC comes from the Tetrapisispora phaffii CBS 4417 chromosome 1, complete genome genome and includes:
- the MEI5 gene encoding Mei5p (similar to Saccharomyces cerevisiae MEI5 (YPL121C); ancestral locus Anc_8.618), which encodes MDETTLVNTSPIKDQNNLKDKCSQVISHEDSCKLSKTKVCKPNTKNTSNILEKRLEYNEITNNSLRRQKDITSLKQAIKIVDKYDEEKKTFDLIDKWRDISQKGLSYMMNSTLLKIDRVGGYMELRKKELEAEKRQIEYQLENDLDGEYENMIETEEFQMLPEDVKSEYAKKFEHEKEKVNSWKEKKFSELDSKLDSISNESFTMEELCKRLKVDFSLVFQSSNEN